In a genomic window of Zingiber officinale cultivar Zhangliang chromosome 9B, Zo_v1.1, whole genome shotgun sequence:
- the LOC122022793 gene encoding eukaryotic translation initiation factor 1A-like: protein MRELPRERIFWTRNSWSLPGPHSVASLDGSKRLYHIRGKMHKKVWIAVGDIILVGLRDYQDEKADIVFKYMPDEARLLKAYGELLENIHLNEGIGGLDEEDEGGADDYIKFEDEDIDKI from the exons ATGAGGGAGCTACCTCGGGAGCGGATCTTCTGGACCAGGAATTCCTGGTCCCTCCCTGGACCACACAG CGTCGCCTCCCTCGACGGATCGAAGCGCCTCTACCACATCCGCGGCAAGATGCACAAGAAGGTCTGGATCGCTGTCGGGGACATCATCCTCGTCGGCCTCCGTGACTACCAGGACGAGAAGGCGGACATCGTCTTCAAGTATATGCCTGACGAGGCCCGTCTCCTTAAGGCCTACGGTGAGCTCCTTGAGAACATCCACCTCAACGAGGGCATCGGAGGGCTCGACGAGGAGGACGAGGGCGGTGCCGATGACTACATCAAGTTCGAGGATGAAGATATCGACAAGATCTAA